In the Deltaproteobacteria bacterium genome, one interval contains:
- a CDS encoding FxLYD domain-containing protein, which produces MKKYMVLIVIMVLSVWGCASPEGNGTVELDGPILESFDREGNLEFNGAVINVGDEAVSSLYVVIVLKDENGNVIEANSVSVFGDDPTALLYPSERVFFSLSVASDPSRVFSREVEIYYEDGTDVSPSS; this is translated from the coding sequence ATGAAAAAGTATATGGTCCTCATAGTTATAATGGTCTTGTCAGTCTGGGGATGCGCCAGCCCCGAGGGGAATGGTACGGTTGAGCTTGACGGTCCCATACTGGAGAGTTTCGACAGGGAAGGAAACCTCGAATTCAACGGCGCGGTAATTAACGTCGGGGATGAGGCGGTAAGCTCGCTCTACGTGGTAATAGTGCTTAAAGACGAGAACGGAAATGTAATTGAAGCAAATTCGGTCTCCGTTTTTGGAGATGATCCGACCGCTTTGCTCTATCCGTCCGAAAGGGTATTCTTCAGCTTGTCCGTAGCGTCCGACCCGAGCAGGGTATTTTCAAGAGAGGTCGAGATCTATTATGAAGACGGTACGGATGTTTCGCCTTCTTCCTAG
- a CDS encoding glutamate-cysteine ligase family protein produces the protein MHLKQNAGSEKINSIPDMLNYFEDNLKAEEEWKIGTEYECIGVYRENAKAVDYSGDRGIETILKKLSLLYNWDPVINSNHVIGLRGPDAGISLEPGGQIELSGKPHRNVHTAQEEYNEFINKLLTSAEGLNISFLGLGMQPVSTLDEIQWVPKERYRIMAPYMEKVGTLGHRMMKQTASVQVNIDYSSETDAMNKFRTAMGLVPLLSAIFANSPISDNKLNGYMTFRGHVWANTDSQRCGLLKFAFNENVRFEDYIRYALNVPMYFISRDERLLDMTGLTFKEFMETGCEGHYATVDDWGLHLSTLFPEVRMKKYIEIRCFDNIPQQLVMAVPAIIKGIFYDNDCLLAARDLVRDMSWEERLDAYHSAHLIALDTKIRGVTFTELAKELMLIAINGLSKQNTLNNQGENETVYMDSLQDMIWSGRCPADFVRESWLDNRTGDLIKFIDSYSYKA, from the coding sequence ATGCATTTAAAGCAAAACGCAGGTTCTGAAAAGATTAACTCCATACCGGATATGCTGAATTACTTCGAGGACAACCTCAAAGCGGAGGAAGAATGGAAAATAGGAACGGAGTACGAGTGTATCGGCGTTTACCGGGAGAATGCGAAAGCAGTAGATTATTCAGGTGATCGCGGGATTGAGACGATTCTCAAGAAACTTTCTCTTCTATATAATTGGGACCCAGTAATAAACAGTAATCATGTCATCGGGTTAAGGGGACCGGACGCCGGAATCAGCCTGGAACCAGGCGGACAAATCGAGCTGTCGGGAAAACCGCACAGAAATGTCCATACCGCTCAAGAGGAGTACAATGAATTTATAAACAAACTCCTGACATCGGCGGAAGGCCTCAATATATCTTTTCTGGGTCTGGGCATGCAGCCTGTCAGTACATTAGATGAAATTCAATGGGTGCCGAAAGAACGGTACAGGATTATGGCTCCCTACATGGAGAAAGTCGGCACCCTGGGTCACAGGATGATGAAACAGACGGCCTCTGTTCAGGTAAATATTGACTATTCGAGCGAGACGGACGCAATGAATAAATTTCGTACGGCAATGGGACTCGTACCGCTGCTCAGCGCTATTTTCGCAAATTCTCCAATCTCCGATAACAAACTCAACGGCTATATGACCTTCAGGGGACACGTCTGGGCAAACACCGATTCTCAACGCTGCGGTCTGTTGAAGTTTGCCTTTAACGAAAATGTCCGTTTCGAGGATTATATACGCTATGCGCTAAACGTGCCTATGTATTTCATATCCCGAGATGAACGGCTTTTGGACATGACCGGACTAACGTTTAAGGAATTTATGGAAACGGGCTGTGAAGGACATTATGCGACCGTTGATGACTGGGGCCTCCATTTATCAACCTTATTCCCTGAAGTGCGTATGAAAAAATATATCGAGATTAGATGTTTTGACAATATTCCTCAACAACTTGTAATGGCCGTTCCCGCTATCATCAAGGGAATTTTTTACGATAACGACTGTCTCCTGGCCGCCCGGGACCTGGTCAGGGATATGTCCTGGGAGGAGAGGCTCGACGCTTATCATTCAGCGCACCTGATAGCGCTTGACACAAAAATCAGGGGTGTAACTTTTACCGAGCTGGCAAAGGAGCTTATGCTGATTGCGATAAACGGATTGAGCAAACAAAACACGCTAAACAACCAGGGCGAAAACGAAACCGTTTATATGGATTCGCTTCAGGATATGATTTGGAGTGGCCGCTGCCCTGCTGATTTCGTCAGGGAAAGCTGGTTAGACAACAGAACCGGGGACTTAATAAAATTTATCGATTCATATTCTTATAAAGCTTAA
- a CDS encoding PilN domain-containing protein has translation MIRVNLIPTPEKREVKGYGELLIGTCVIIALFAVIATLHILQNKKIEDLNTQIRVGENRIKELEVIKKKVDDFKAKNAELNRRIEIINVLEKNRTGPLYVMDALAGAIPNKAWIDEFSEKGQQAKLIGVADNEFTVADFMQALQISPFFKGVELGVIKKAEIRKQNLRSFVIDTRLDYAGNKKSPADEEEVDNQAQSP, from the coding sequence ATGATAAGAGTAAACCTCATCCCCACACCGGAAAAAAGAGAGGTAAAAGGGTATGGAGAGCTCCTTATAGGGACTTGCGTGATTATTGCTTTATTCGCCGTCATAGCGACTCTTCATATTCTCCAGAATAAGAAGATAGAGGATTTAAACACGCAAATAAGAGTGGGGGAAAACCGGATCAAGGAGCTTGAGGTTATAAAAAAGAAAGTGGATGATTTCAAGGCGAAAAACGCTGAGCTTAACAGAAGAATTGAAATTATAAATGTACTGGAAAAAAATCGTACCGGACCTTTATACGTCATGGATGCCCTCGCAGGCGCCATACCGAACAAGGCATGGATCGACGAGTTCTCCGAAAAGGGGCAGCAGGCGAAGCTAATCGGCGTGGCGGATAACGAGTTTACCGTCGCGGACTTTATGCAGGCGCTTCAGATCTCACCTTTTTTTAAAGGTGTGGAGCTCGGAGTAATAAAGAAAGCGGAGATAAGAAAACAGAATCTTAGAAGTTTCGTTATCGATACCAGGCTTGACTATGCGGGTAATAAAAAAAGCCCGGCAGACGAGGAAGAAGTCGATAATCAGGCGCAAAGCCCTTAG
- the pilO gene encoding type 4a pilus biogenesis protein PilO — translation MDFLNDIAERINEQSLQNKIGILIAIVVVISAVYWYFFWSPKAEEITRAEGRLRQVQNKVREYEAIAAELPKFEKEFERLNREFKLVARKLPKEKEIPTLIDSVYSEISASNLDSIIFAPQGQVTREIYAEIPVQMEVIGSYYNLADFFDRISRLPRIVNVRNLELTRNNVNGGKVLLNAKFNVVTFRLLPQPPVAPKK, via the coding sequence ATGGATTTCTTAAATGATATTGCCGAAAGAATTAATGAACAGTCCCTGCAAAATAAAATCGGGATTCTGATAGCGATTGTCGTAGTTATATCAGCGGTCTATTGGTATTTCTTCTGGTCTCCTAAGGCCGAGGAAATAACACGGGCCGAAGGGAGGCTGAGACAGGTACAGAATAAGGTCAGGGAATATGAAGCTATCGCCGCCGAGCTGCCGAAATTTGAAAAGGAATTCGAACGCCTGAACAGGGAATTTAAACTGGTAGCGCGGAAGCTTCCAAAGGAGAAGGAAATACCGACTTTGATAGACAGCGTATATTCGGAGATATCGGCCTCGAATCTGGATTCAATCATTTTCGCTCCCCAGGGGCAGGTCACAAGAGAAATTTACGCCGAAATTCCTGTACAGATGGAAGTAATAGGGTCTTACTATAATCTGGCTGACTTTTTTGACCGCATATCGAGGCTGCCGAGAATCGTTAACGTAAGAAACCTGGAGCTGACCCGAAATAATGTTAACGGGGGCAAGGTCTTACTCAATGCCAAGTTCAATGTAGTAACTTTCAGGTTATTACCTCAGCCCCCCGTGGCGCCGAAAAAATGA
- a CDS encoding helix-turn-helix transcriptional regulator, whose protein sequence is MRFGDYLKSKRKQKNITQEDLARSLEVSSVFIHQLETGKVDAPSLERCQQIASILEVKMEELWTVAKKERLKRFMDKEEISEDSFEVLTDAEKALINLYRSLDQDMRKDFGGMIFMLLRHSQDEGIQEILEEFMKSA, encoded by the coding sequence ATGAGATTTGGCGATTATTTAAAGAGCAAAAGGAAACAAAAAAATATTACGCAGGAGGATCTGGCCCGCTCGCTCGAGGTTTCAAGCGTTTTCATACATCAGCTTGAAACGGGGAAGGTCGATGCCCCTTCGCTTGAAAGGTGCCAGCAAATTGCATCGATACTTGAGGTAAAGATGGAGGAGCTGTGGACTGTCGCCAAAAAAGAGCGCCTCAAAAGATTTATGGATAAGGAAGAGATTTCTGAAGACAGTTTTGAGGTTCTGACGGATGCGGAGAAAGCGCTTATTAACCTGTACAGAAGTCTCGATCAGGACATGAGGAAAGATTTCGGCGGAATGATTTTTATGCTTCTGAGACATTCTCAGGATGAAGGAATTCAGGAAATACTCGAAGAGTTTATGAAGAGCGCCTGA
- the pilM gene encoding type IV pilus assembly protein PilM — MFLRRKGLIGLDIGSNTVKLVELQSTKSGYQLKNVGQTVLPRQSIVNKVIQNHDAVAEAISSLIDDLKIKTKNVAISISGHSVIIKKVSLPKMSESELRESIPWELEQYLPQSIEDVNYDYQVIPGETPEGNIDVLIVAAKKDVTNSYVSIVKEVGLNPVVVDVDVFALENMYEINYMESEDLVALVNIGASVTNINILKGGVSIFTRDITTGGNQFTEWIMNELGLEYEEAEKMKFTPPEEESSSEVGSLRQDFIELISGEIKRTLEFFSSTLWTGKVNNILIGGGSSMVPGLKETLADLNEAKVEFMNPFRSVTYDKGDFDPEYIESIAPMMSVVMGLASRKPGDKQ, encoded by the coding sequence TTGTTTTTACGTAGGAAAGGGCTTATAGGCCTAGATATCGGTTCCAATACTGTCAAGCTGGTGGAGCTTCAATCTACCAAATCCGGCTACCAGCTGAAGAATGTCGGACAGACGGTTCTGCCCCGTCAGTCTATCGTAAACAAAGTTATTCAGAACCACGATGCCGTCGCTGAGGCCATATCCTCTCTGATAGACGACCTGAAGATTAAAACAAAGAACGTTGCGATTTCAATCTCCGGCCACTCCGTAATAATCAAAAAGGTGAGTCTGCCGAAAATGTCCGAAAGCGAGCTCAGGGAATCCATTCCCTGGGAACTTGAGCAATACCTGCCCCAGAGCATAGAGGATGTAAATTATGATTATCAGGTTATTCCAGGTGAGACGCCTGAGGGTAATATCGATGTTCTGATTGTGGCCGCAAAAAAGGACGTTACCAACTCCTACGTTTCGATTGTCAAAGAGGTCGGACTCAATCCGGTTGTTGTCGATGTGGATGTTTTCGCCCTGGAAAATATGTACGAAATAAATTACATGGAATCCGAGGACCTTGTCGCGCTGGTCAATATCGGGGCTTCGGTTACAAACATAAATATTCTAAAGGGCGGCGTCTCGATCTTTACCCGCGACATAACAACCGGCGGAAATCAGTTTACTGAATGGATAATGAATGAATTGGGGCTCGAGTATGAGGAAGCAGAGAAGATGAAATTTACTCCTCCGGAGGAGGAATCGTCTTCCGAGGTCGGCTCTCTAAGGCAGGATTTCATTGAATTGATAAGCGGGGAAATCAAGAGGACTCTCGAGTTCTTTTCTTCAACCTTATGGACTGGCAAAGTGAACAATATTTTGATCGGCGGAGGCTCATCGATGGTCCCGGGGTTGAAAGAAACCCTGGCCGACCTTAACGAGGCAAAGGTGGAGTTCATGAATCCTTTCAGGAGCGTCACTTACGACAAGGGTGATTTTGATCCAGAATATATAGAATCCATAGCGCCGATGATGAGCGTTGTTATGGGCCTTGCTTCGAGAAAGCCGGGGGATAAGCAATGA